Proteins from a genomic interval of Streptomyces sp. NBC_01445:
- a CDS encoding aminoglycoside phosphotransferase family protein, with protein sequence MTMHDDQVDVTTETVATLIQEQFPQWSGKEIRLLQSTGTVNAVFRIGNDLSARFPLRLAGAAETLAVLKQEARASAELAQVSRFPAPEPVALGEPGAGYPMPWSVQTWLPGTVSSDADPSGSDAFAQDLAAFISALREAETRGRHFSGEGRGGVLTHHDGWMEKCFEESEELLDVRRLRHMWSHLRELPRAGADVMSHGDLIPGNVLVTGDRLSGVLDTGGFSPADPALDLVSAWHLLQQGPREVLRRTLGCDDLEWERGRAWAFQQAMGAVWYYVESNPAMSRMGRRTLDRILEAME encoded by the coding sequence ATGACCATGCACGATGACCAAGTGGACGTGACCACCGAAACTGTTGCGACCTTGATCCAGGAACAGTTCCCTCAGTGGAGCGGCAAGGAAATCCGACTCCTGCAGTCGACCGGGACGGTCAACGCCGTCTTCCGCATCGGGAACGACCTCTCGGCACGTTTCCCGCTTCGTCTGGCCGGTGCCGCCGAGACGCTGGCGGTTCTGAAGCAGGAAGCCCGGGCGAGCGCGGAGTTGGCGCAGGTGTCTCGGTTCCCCGCCCCGGAACCCGTCGCCCTGGGAGAGCCTGGAGCGGGCTACCCCATGCCGTGGTCAGTCCAGACGTGGCTGCCGGGAACGGTCTCCTCGGACGCCGACCCGAGTGGGTCGGACGCTTTTGCACAGGACCTTGCGGCCTTCATCTCCGCCCTGCGGGAGGCCGAGACGCGGGGGCGGCACTTCAGCGGCGAAGGTCGTGGCGGCGTTCTCACTCACCACGACGGTTGGATGGAGAAGTGCTTCGAGGAGAGCGAGGAGCTGCTCGACGTGCGCCGGCTCCGCCACATGTGGAGCCACCTGCGGGAGTTGCCACGCGCGGGTGCCGACGTGATGAGCCATGGTGACCTGATCCCCGGCAATGTACTGGTCACGGGCGACCGGCTCAGCGGCGTACTCGACACCGGCGGCTTCAGCCCGGCCGACCCCGCGCTGGATCTGGTCAGTGCCTGGCACCTGCTGCAGCAGGGGCCGCGGGAAGTGCTCCGGCGGACACTGGGCTGTGACGATCTCGAGTGGGAGCGCGGCAGGGCATGGGCGTTCCAGCAGGCGATGGGCGCTGTCTGGTACTACGTCGAGAGCAATCCGGCGATGAGCAGGATGGGACGCCGGACACTCGACCGCATCCTGGAGGCGATGGAGTGA
- a CDS encoding pentapeptide repeat-containing protein, producing MAVSLRRKREAPRGRYTPNLWPVWFVALVALIAAGALGWVIYHYAYDHFAQAAADQKPPKPVNINDVLKATVTALTLIGAVLAGLYAYRKQLLAEGDAHRADASQLADRYTTAAEQLGHDQAAVRLAGVYALARLADDWAEQRQVCIDVLCAYLRMPYEPDPSLPGHKEGEREVRHTIIQVIRDHLQEPDAATAWCLHDFNFTGAVFDGGTFDASHFRGKITFFDAKFSSGTVSFSGAEFSGPTVYFVGAEFSGGTVYFASAEFSSPNVYFDDATFSSGDVYFDDATFSGFVSFIDATFSGSAVSFTGATFSAGTVYFGDATFSAGTVHFGVATFSGSTVHFVDSTFSGSLVNFSGATFSGSLVNFGDAEFSAGTVHFGDATFSAGTVSFGDATFSGSTVSFTSTTFSGSTVSFGDATLSAGTVSFGDATFSAGTVSFGGATLSAGTVSFGGGTTGFAAARFSGTTFEWGPLAVPAGA from the coding sequence GTGGCAGTCTCACTCCGGCGCAAGCGCGAGGCCCCCCGGGGCCGGTACACACCGAACCTCTGGCCCGTCTGGTTCGTGGCACTCGTGGCGCTGATAGCCGCCGGTGCCCTCGGCTGGGTCATCTACCACTACGCCTACGACCACTTCGCGCAGGCGGCCGCCGACCAGAAGCCGCCCAAGCCGGTCAACATCAATGACGTCCTCAAAGCCACCGTGACGGCCCTGACCCTGATCGGTGCCGTCCTCGCCGGTCTCTACGCCTACCGCAAACAGCTCCTCGCCGAGGGCGACGCACACCGCGCGGACGCAAGTCAGCTCGCCGACCGCTACACCACCGCTGCCGAACAGCTCGGTCACGACCAAGCCGCGGTCCGCCTCGCCGGCGTCTACGCCCTCGCCCGCCTCGCCGACGACTGGGCAGAACAACGCCAGGTCTGCATCGACGTCCTGTGCGCCTACCTCCGCATGCCCTACGAACCCGACCCCTCGTTGCCCGGCCACAAAGAAGGGGAACGCGAGGTCCGCCACACCATCATCCAAGTCATCCGCGACCACCTACAGGAGCCGGACGCGGCTACCGCCTGGTGCCTGCATGACTTCAACTTCACTGGCGCGGTCTTCGACGGCGGCACCTTCGATGCCAGCCACTTTCGAGGAAAGATCACCTTCTTCGACGCGAAGTTCAGCAGCGGCACCGTCAGCTTCAGCGGCGCGGAGTTCAGCGGCCCCACCGTCTACTTCGTCGGCGCAGAGTTCAGCGGCGGCACCGTCTACTTCGCCTCCGCGGAGTTCAGCAGCCCCAACGTCTACTTCGACGACGCAACATTCAGCAGCGGCGACGTCTACTTCGACGACGCGACATTCAGCGGCTTTGTCAGCTTTATCGACGCGACGTTCAGCGGCAGCGCCGTCAGCTTCACCGGCGCGACGTTCAGCGCCGGCACCGTCTACTTCGGCGACGCGACGTTCAGCGCCGGCACCGTCCACTTCGGCGTCGCGACATTCAGCGGCAGCACCGTCCACTTTGTCGACTCGACATTCAGCGGCAGCCTCGTCAACTTCAGCGGCGCGACGTTCAGCGGCAGCCTCGTCAACTTCGGGGACGCGGAGTTCAGCGCCGGCACCGTCCACTTCGGCGACGCGACATTCAGCGCCGGCACCGTCAGCTTCGGCGACGCGACGTTCAGCGGCAGCACCGTCAGCTTCACAAGCACGACGTTCAGCGGCAGCACCGTCAGCTTCGGCGACGCGACGCTCAGCGCCGGCACCGTCAGCTTCGGCGACGCGACGTTCAGCGCCGGCACCGTCAGCTTCGGCGGCGCGACGCTCAGCGCCGGCACCGTCAGCTTCGGCGGCGGCACCACTGGCTTCGCCGCCGCCAGGTTCAGCGGTACCACGTTTGAGTGGGGCCCTCTGGCAGTACCGGCGGGCGCCTAG